The Acidobacteriota bacterium genome has a segment encoding these proteins:
- a CDS encoding ROK family transcriptional regulator produces MKNSEITHRKSETRAGNAKLICELNKVKITNLVRDSDGVSRADLAKSSGLSAPTISRIIEGLISDGLVIEVGAGISKGGRKPTLLRFSGVDSFIIGIDLGTTNIHGVLTDLDANVVAEIKTPTRVEGGFARVMERTSEVVGELRGHLGSRKSRICGIGMAIAGLINRDREIVEFSPDFHWHNVDVRAALQRDHEIPVIFDNVTRVMALGEIWYGAGRQYQNFVMVNIGYGIGGGIIIRGAPLYGQKGMAGEIGHFTLDKDSDIQCECGNFGCLEALASGNAIAKAARKEVERGAASGLLEGCGGDPSRLTAEIVADYAKRGDATAWRIFDRAAEYVGIGIAGLINMFNPEAVFIGGGVAQAGDILFDKVRKTVHARALNKSSGNVAILPATFGTKSAVMGAVSLILSGIVNQDHEHINHQNSR; encoded by the coding sequence ATGAAGAACAGCGAGATCACCCACCGCAAGTCCGAGACCAGAGCGGGAAACGCGAAGCTCATCTGTGAGCTCAACAAGGTCAAGATCACCAATCTCGTCAGGGATAGCGACGGCGTTTCGCGGGCCGACTTGGCCAAGAGCAGCGGCCTGAGCGCCCCGACCATTTCCCGGATCATCGAGGGCCTCATCAGCGATGGCCTGGTCATCGAGGTCGGCGCCGGCATTTCCAAGGGCGGCCGCAAGCCGACCCTGCTTCGTTTCTCGGGCGTGGACAGCTTCATCATCGGCATCGATCTCGGCACGACGAACATCCATGGCGTTCTGACCGACCTCGACGCCAACGTCGTGGCGGAGATCAAGACGCCGACCCGTGTCGAGGGAGGATTCGCCCGGGTCATGGAGCGGACCTCGGAGGTCGTCGGCGAGCTGCGCGGCCACCTCGGCAGCCGGAAGAGCAGGATCTGCGGGATCGGCATGGCCATCGCCGGCCTCATCAACAGGGACAGGGAGATCGTCGAGTTCTCGCCCGATTTCCATTGGCATAACGTCGACGTGAGAGCCGCCCTGCAGCGGGATCATGAGATCCCGGTCATCTTCGATAACGTCACCCGGGTCATGGCCCTCGGCGAGATCTGGTACGGCGCGGGACGGCAATATCAGAACTTCGTCATGGTCAATATCGGCTACGGCATAGGCGGCGGCATCATCATCCGCGGCGCCCCGCTCTATGGACAGAAGGGAATGGCGGGCGAGATCGGCCATTTTACCCTGGACAAGGATTCCGATATCCAGTGCGAATGCGGGAATTTCGGCTGCCTCGAAGCCCTCGCCTCCGGAAACGCGATCGCCAAGGCCGCGAGGAAAGAGGTCGAGCGGGGGGCCGCATCCGGACTCCTCGAAGGCTGCGGCGGGGATCCATCGCGGCTGACGGCCGAGATCGTGGCGGACTACGCCAAGCGGGGCGACGCGACGGCTTGGAGGATCTTCGACCGGGCGGCGGAGTACGTCGGAATCGGGATCGCGGGGCTCATCAACATGTTCAATCCCGAAGCCGTCTTCATCGGCGGAGGCGTCGCCCAGGCCGGGGACATCCTGTTCGACAAGGTCCGCAAGACCGTTCACGCCCGGGCCCTGAACAAGTCCTCCGGGAACGTCGCCATCCTGCCGGCGACGTTCGGCACGAAGTCGGCGGTCATGGGAGCCGTCTCCCTGATCCTCAGCGGGATCGTCAACCAGGATCATGAGCATATCAATCATCAGAATTCGCGATAA
- a CDS encoding L-serine ammonia-lyase, iron-sulfur-dependent, subunit alpha: MEFISVLNDVLGPVMRGPSSSHTAGSYHIGRLVRSLLGDEPARAAFTFDPDGSYARTYRQQGVDLALTAGLLGWPITDPRFPRALTAAPRSGFRPRFRVAPIAGADHPNTVVIDLLSKGRERLRVTARSVGGGMIVVSEVDGWPVDLDGKSHAVLAWTTANRARTVEKLLLGDAPSSGTPERTERDGTVLLTFRRRKPLGAEAASRLAALDGVRKVRTVAPLFFIQKGAPLFLTGKQMVSLARRRGWSLGRTALEYESRLLGLSPAEVLAEIERRYGIMKDSVDRGLDGRGLRMQLLAPSAGRVLRAEAGKKLAAGGLHARAAARAMAALHVSNSMGIVCAAPTGGSAGVLPGVAVTLAEEKALDGEKTALALLAASAVGLLVARRATFAAEVAGCQVEIGVAGAMAAAAVVEAAGGSAAQAADAAAVALQNTMGSVCDLVQGICEIPCHTRNAAAAASAFVCADLVLGGYLNPIPLDETIDASYASGRMLPAELRCTALGGIAATSSGRSLRRRSRR; this comes from the coding sequence ATGGAATTCATCAGCGTCCTGAACGATGTGCTCGGACCGGTCATGCGCGGCCCCTCGAGCTCTCACACGGCCGGCTCCTATCATATCGGCCGGCTTGTCCGCTCGCTGCTCGGCGACGAGCCGGCCCGGGCGGCGTTCACCTTCGACCCGGACGGTTCCTATGCCCGGACCTACCGGCAGCAGGGCGTCGACCTGGCCCTCACCGCCGGACTGCTCGGCTGGCCGATCACCGATCCCCGCTTCCCCCGCGCCCTGACGGCCGCGCCCCGCTCGGGCTTCCGGCCCAGGTTCCGGGTCGCGCCGATCGCCGGAGCGGATCACCCGAACACGGTGGTCATCGACCTCCTTTCGAAGGGGCGGGAACGGCTCCGGGTCACGGCCCGATCGGTCGGCGGCGGCATGATCGTCGTGAGCGAGGTCGACGGCTGGCCTGTCGATCTCGACGGGAAGAGCCATGCGGTCCTGGCCTGGACGACGGCGAACCGGGCCCGGACCGTCGAGAAGCTCCTCCTGGGCGACGCTCCGTCATCCGGGACGCCGGAGAGAACCGAGCGGGACGGGACGGTCCTGCTGACCTTCAGGCGCCGGAAGCCCCTCGGCGCGGAGGCCGCGTCCCGGCTGGCCGCGCTGGATGGCGTTCGGAAGGTCCGGACCGTCGCTCCCCTCTTCTTCATCCAAAAGGGCGCGCCGCTGTTCCTGACCGGAAAACAGATGGTTTCGCTGGCCCGCCGGCGCGGCTGGTCGCTCGGCCGGACAGCCCTGGAATACGAAAGCCGGCTCCTCGGCCTTTCGCCGGCGGAGGTCCTGGCGGAGATCGAAAGGCGATACGGGATCATGAAGGATTCCGTCGATCGCGGCCTGGACGGCCGCGGCCTGCGCATGCAGCTGCTCGCCCCCTCGGCCGGACGGGTCCTTCGCGCGGAGGCCGGGAAAAAGCTCGCCGCGGGCGGCCTGCACGCGCGGGCGGCGGCCAGGGCCATGGCCGCCCTCCATGTTTCCAACAGCATGGGCATCGTCTGCGCCGCCCCTACGGGAGGCTCGGCCGGCGTTTTGCCCGGAGTGGCCGTCACCCTGGCCGAAGAGAAGGCGCTCGACGGCGAGAAAACGGCCCTGGCCCTCCTGGCTGCGTCAGCGGTCGGCCTCCTCGTCGCCAGGCGGGCGACGTTCGCCGCGGAGGTCGCCGGCTGCCAGGTCGAGATCGGGGTCGCCGGGGCAATGGCCGCCGCAGCGGTCGTTGAAGCTGCCGGCGGAAGCGCCGCTCAGGCGGCCGACGCCGCGGCCGTGGCCCTGCAGAACACGATGGGGTCCGTCTGCGACCTGGTCCAGGGCATCTGCGAGATCCCTTGCCATACCCGGAACGCCGCGGCCGCCGCGTCGGCCTTCGTCTGCGCCGACCTCGTCCTCGGCGGGTACCTGAATCCGATCCCTCTCGACGAGACGATCGACGCGTCCTACGCCTCGGGGAGGATGCTCCCCGCCGAACTGCGCTGCACGGCCTTGGGCGGGATCGCGGCCACGTCGTCCGGACGTTCTCTGCGCCGGCGGAGTCGACGCTGA
- the rbsD gene encoding D-ribose pyranase produces the protein MKKAGLINREIDSALNRQGHMDWLMVVDAGFPCPDDVELIDIALTPGKPSVLEVLTEIAAVHSVEKVVVARETQEHNPSHVRKAAAAFGEGVEIEVIPHAEMKSRSHSVKTIVRTGDFTSWGNVLLVSGSGAGWKTEK, from the coding sequence ATGAAGAAAGCTGGCCTCATCAACCGGGAGATCGACTCGGCCCTGAACCGTCAAGGACACATGGACTGGCTCATGGTGGTCGACGCCGGCTTCCCCTGCCCGGACGACGTGGAACTGATCGACATCGCCCTGACCCCCGGAAAGCCTTCCGTTCTGGAGGTGTTGACCGAGATCGCGGCGGTGCATTCGGTGGAGAAGGTCGTCGTCGCCCGCGAGACCCAGGAGCACAATCCTTCCCATGTCCGGAAGGCCGCAGCGGCCTTCGGCGAGGGCGTCGAGATCGAAGTGATCCCCCATGCCGAGATGAAATCGCGCAGCCATTCGGTCAAGACGATCGTCCGCACGGGCGATTTCACGTCCTGGGGCAACGTCCTCCTGGTTTCCGGCTCCGGCGCCGGCTGGAAAACGGAGAAGTGA
- a CDS encoding sulfite exporter TauE/SafE family protein — protein MEITGILRIVLGALTLPFGIYFVTDACRTRSAFSQTPWAWLFGTGFVTNMLDTLGVGSFAQQTAVFKFFKLVDDRVIPGTMNVGNTIPTAAQAFIFMSVVPVDPLTLGAMAVAAPAGAVLGAGLVSKMSRRKIRRSMGFGLLAVAFVMLADRLGWLPVGGEAIGLEGWKLAVAAAVSLVCGALQTIGVGFYAPCMATVFALGMHPKTAFPIMMTATAMLMAAGSARFVKEKAYDPKAALGLTIFGVLGVLLAAYVVKSLPLDAMKWAVLGIVLYTSAVMFASARSPFGRK, from the coding sequence ATGGAGATCACCGGCATCCTGAGGATCGTCCTCGGCGCCCTGACCTTGCCGTTCGGGATCTATTTCGTGACCGACGCGTGCAGGACCAGGAGCGCCTTCTCCCAAACTCCCTGGGCCTGGCTGTTCGGGACGGGCTTCGTGACCAACATGCTCGACACCCTGGGTGTCGGCAGCTTCGCCCAGCAGACGGCCGTCTTCAAGTTCTTCAAGCTGGTGGACGATCGGGTCATCCCCGGCACGATGAACGTCGGCAACACGATCCCGACGGCAGCCCAGGCCTTCATCTTCATGTCCGTCGTTCCGGTCGACCCCCTGACCCTGGGCGCGATGGCCGTCGCCGCTCCGGCCGGGGCGGTCCTCGGGGCGGGCCTCGTGTCCAAGATGAGCCGCCGGAAGATCCGGCGGAGCATGGGCTTCGGCCTGCTGGCCGTCGCCTTCGTCATGCTCGCCGACCGGCTCGGCTGGCTGCCCGTCGGCGGTGAGGCCATCGGCCTGGAGGGCTGGAAGCTCGCCGTGGCCGCGGCCGTCAGCCTCGTCTGCGGCGCCCTCCAGACGATCGGCGTCGGCTTCTATGCGCCTTGCATGGCCACGGTCTTCGCGCTCGGGATGCACCCCAAGACCGCCTTTCCCATCATGATGACTGCCACGGCCATGCTTATGGCCGCCGGGAGCGCCCGTTTCGTCAAGGAAAAAGCATATGATCCGAAGGCCGCGCTGGGGCTCACGATCTTCGGGGTCCTCGGCGTTCTTCTGGCCGCCTATGTCGTGAAGTCCCTGCCCCTCGACGCGATGAAATGGGCTGTGTTGGGCATCGTGCTGTACACCTCGGCCGTGATGTTCGCCTCGGCGCGCAGCCCCTTCGGCCGGAAATGA
- a CDS encoding LamG domain-containing protein, whose amino-acid sequence MKAKLAAVILAVCAVEAAAQAPKAHWAFETLAGGRTPESVSGNADAVEGCAEKAPGIEGSGLRLDGFTACVRSSGPGRVVTGAEITVEAWIALGEYPWNWCPILTSESDEVKGYRLMIGPLGQASLECAVGGQWLACTSERDSIPLRTWMHIVGVYRAKSEMSLYINGTLVASNKISGAITQARAGYLLGMVARPAKPSDIHRVRGTVAAYFGLDGILDEVRIYDRALTAAAIKERAALGNGLKPDIAPRRLPTIERNPGRFGAYYTKLKYYPAWDRLWPVDQDPDIVVCFPGSAVRLVFWRGTRYGASWVSENENWMTDQSVETWESAAARDPEGCYEHMQDRHCRFSHVRIIENTEARVVIHWRYAPVSAYDHTWNADPKTGWECWIDEYYTIYPDTSAVRKVSWKTGTLGDLRQFQETLALLHPGQIVSDLLEKDFAVVADYAGKTAKLSYIDDPDVPPYGPFSWDAPQPYTVQQYQFKSLNKPFICFEPGNRMFLRFERLDAYHRAAGCNHFPVGQARCDGRTTMTSDRPSHCSSFPISDPVIHEKDGREYWAGLYGMTDWTVPRVVAFGRSWAYPSELVLKDPDVRSEGYDRGQRCYQLVNATGRPKAFEVRLMAGASVPAVHPVFRVQGWNGERPRVLVDGRECLEARVGLDRRLEGDQLIVFLPIEAKSPVTVRIVPD is encoded by the coding sequence ATGAAAGCGAAGCTCGCGGCGGTCATCCTGGCGGTCTGCGCGGTCGAGGCCGCCGCCCAGGCGCCAAAGGCCCATTGGGCGTTCGAAACGCTGGCCGGCGGCCGCACGCCGGAATCCGTCAGCGGGAACGCAGACGCCGTCGAGGGCTGCGCTGAGAAGGCGCCCGGGATCGAAGGCAGCGGGTTGCGTCTCGACGGGTTCACGGCCTGCGTCAGGAGCTCCGGCCCGGGCCGCGTCGTGACCGGGGCCGAGATAACCGTGGAGGCCTGGATCGCGCTCGGCGAATATCCCTGGAACTGGTGCCCGATCCTGACCTCCGAATCGGACGAGGTGAAAGGCTATCGGCTGATGATCGGTCCTCTCGGACAGGCCTCGCTGGAGTGCGCCGTCGGCGGCCAGTGGCTGGCCTGCACCAGCGAGAGGGACTCGATCCCGCTGCGGACCTGGATGCATATCGTCGGCGTCTACCGGGCCAAGTCCGAGATGTCCCTTTATATCAACGGGACGCTGGTCGCGTCGAACAAGATCTCCGGGGCCATTACCCAAGCCCGGGCCGGCTACCTCCTGGGCATGGTCGCCCGGCCGGCCAAGCCCTCCGACATCCACAGGGTCCGGGGCACGGTGGCGGCCTATTTCGGCTTGGACGGCATCCTGGACGAGGTCCGCATCTACGACCGCGCCCTGACGGCCGCTGCCATCAAAGAACGAGCCGCGCTGGGCAACGGCCTGAAGCCGGATATCGCTCCCCGGCGCCTGCCCACGATCGAGAGGAATCCCGGTCGGTTCGGCGCATACTACACGAAGCTGAAATACTACCCCGCCTGGGACCGCCTCTGGCCCGTCGACCAGGACCCCGATATCGTCGTCTGCTTCCCCGGGTCCGCGGTCAGGTTGGTCTTCTGGCGAGGCACCCGCTATGGGGCCTCCTGGGTCTCCGAGAACGAGAACTGGATGACCGACCAGAGCGTGGAGACCTGGGAGAGCGCCGCGGCCCGCGACCCCGAGGGCTGCTACGAGCACATGCAGGACCGGCACTGCCGCTTCTCCCACGTCCGCATCATCGAGAACACCGAGGCGCGCGTCGTCATCCACTGGCGCTACGCCCCGGTCAGCGCCTACGACCACACCTGGAACGCCGATCCCAAGACCGGCTGGGAGTGCTGGATCGACGAATACTACACCATCTATCCGGACACCAGCGCCGTCCGCAAAGTCTCCTGGAAGACAGGGACGCTCGGCGATCTCAGGCAGTTCCAGGAAACGCTGGCCCTGCTCCACCCCGGCCAGATCGTGTCCGATCTACTGGAAAAGGACTTCGCGGTCGTCGCCGACTATGCCGGAAAGACAGCCAAGCTGTCGTACATCGATGATCCCGATGTCCCGCCGTACGGCCCGTTCAGCTGGGACGCCCCCCAACCGTACACGGTTCAACAGTACCAGTTCAAGTCGCTGAACAAGCCGTTCATCTGCTTCGAGCCGGGCAACCGGATGTTCCTCCGCTTCGAGCGGCTCGACGCTTATCATCGGGCCGCCGGCTGCAACCATTTCCCGGTGGGCCAGGCCCGCTGCGACGGCCGGACGACCATGACGTCCGACCGGCCCTCGCATTGCTCGAGCTTCCCCATCTCCGACCCCGTCATCCACGAAAAGGACGGCCGGGAGTACTGGGCCGGCCTCTACGGCATGACGGACTGGACCGTCCCCAGGGTGGTCGCCTTCGGCCGGTCCTGGGCCTACCCGTCCGAGCTCGTCCTCAAGGATCCCGACGTCCGGTCCGAAGGCTATGACCGCGGCCAGCGCTGCTATCAACTCGTCAACGCGACGGGCCGGCCCAAGGCCTTCGAGGTCCGCCTGATGGCCGGGGCCTCGGTGCCGGCGGTCCATCCCGTCTTTCGCGTTCAGGGCTGGAACGGAGAGAGGCCCCGGGTCCTGGTGGACGGGCGGGAATGCCTGGAGGCCCGCGTCGGGCTGGACCGGCGGCTCGAAGGCGATCAGTTGATCGTCTTCTTGCCGATTGAGGCCAAGTCCCCGGTCACGGTCCGGATCGTTCCCGACTGA
- a CDS encoding aminopeptidase P family protein has product MFDRDVYCSRRARLRMLLGQGLALFLGNDESPMNYADNAYRFRQDSSFLYYFGLDTPGLAAVIDLDEGTETVFGGDPTIEDFVWTGPLPSLRERAAGAGVERTAAPSRLGDALAAARSAGRKVHFLPPYRPENELKLLAWLGVPPERARDEASVPFIRAAVEQRSVKSPEEIAEIEKAVNVSLDMHLAALRLARPGVTEARIAAAVREVALAAGGDLSFPTIATVHGEVLHQHAQVDILRSGRMFLLDAGAETALHYAGDLSTTMPVDPAFTERQKDVFRVVLAAHETAKAALRPGVPHLDVHLAACRKIAEGLKDLGLMKGDLDEAVRQGAHALFFPCGEGHMMGLDVHDMEDLGEVHVGYEGRPKSTQFGLKSLRLARPLRPGFVVTVEPGVYFIPQLIDQWRAENRFPDFLAYDRIEAYKDFGGIRNEEDVVITAGGHRVLGRRKPLTIEEIEAAVGRG; this is encoded by the coding sequence ATGTTCGATCGAGACGTGTATTGCTCGCGAAGGGCCCGGCTGAGGATGCTGCTGGGACAGGGTCTCGCCCTCTTCCTTGGGAACGACGAGAGCCCGATGAACTATGCGGACAACGCCTACCGCTTCCGCCAGGACAGCTCGTTCCTGTACTATTTCGGCCTGGATACCCCCGGCCTCGCCGCGGTCATCGACCTCGACGAAGGCACGGAGACGGTTTTCGGCGGCGACCCGACGATAGAGGACTTCGTCTGGACCGGACCCCTGCCGTCCCTGCGGGAGCGGGCCGCCGGCGCGGGGGTGGAGCGCACGGCGGCGCCGTCCCGGCTGGGAGATGCGCTGGCTGCGGCCAGGTCTGCCGGGCGCAAGGTCCATTTCCTGCCTCCGTATCGTCCGGAGAACGAGCTGAAGCTGCTGGCCTGGCTCGGGGTCCCGCCCGAACGGGCCAGGGACGAGGCCTCCGTCCCGTTCATCCGGGCCGCGGTCGAGCAGCGGTCGGTCAAAAGCCCCGAAGAGATCGCGGAGATCGAAAAGGCCGTCAACGTGTCCCTCGATATGCACCTCGCGGCCCTGCGCCTGGCCCGGCCCGGAGTCACGGAGGCGCGGATCGCCGCGGCCGTCCGCGAGGTCGCCCTGGCCGCCGGCGGGGACCTTTCGTTCCCGACCATCGCGACGGTCCACGGCGAGGTCCTGCACCAGCACGCCCAGGTCGATATCCTCCGGAGCGGGAGGATGTTCCTTCTCGACGCCGGGGCCGAGACGGCCCTCCATTATGCCGGCGACCTCTCGACCACGATGCCCGTCGATCCCGCATTCACCGAACGCCAGAAGGACGTCTTCCGCGTCGTCCTGGCCGCCCATGAAACGGCCAAGGCGGCCCTCAGGCCCGGCGTCCCTCATCTGGACGTCCACCTGGCGGCCTGCCGCAAGATCGCGGAGGGGCTCAAGGACCTCGGCCTCATGAAGGGGGATCTCGACGAAGCCGTGCGCCAGGGGGCCCACGCCCTTTTCTTCCCCTGCGGCGAGGGCCACATGATGGGGCTCGACGTCCACGACATGGAGGACCTCGGCGAGGTCCATGTCGGCTATGAGGGACGGCCCAAGAGCACGCAGTTCGGCCTGAAGTCGCTGCGCCTGGCCCGGCCTCTCCGGCCCGGATTCGTGGTGACCGTCGAGCCCGGCGTATATTTCATCCCCCAGCTCATTGACCAGTGGCGGGCCGAGAACCGTTTCCCGGATTTCCTGGCCTACGACCGCATCGAGGCCTACAAGGATTTCGGCGGCATCCGCAACGAGGAGGATGTGGTCATCACCGCCGGCGGCCATCGCGTCCTGGGGCGCAGGAAGCCGCTGACCATCGAGGAGATCGAGGCGGCGGTCGGCCGGGGCTGA
- a CDS encoding tetratricopeptide repeat protein — MRSCRTVIVTLLGLALALSAQDDRGRGRISGNVIDETGAAIQGATVLAESSGSGTRIDGKTDKKGHFALMGLGTGAWRVTASKDGFIAAGTEIQVSQIKTNPPVALTLKNASGLDALKADDAGRELLERGGGMLMAGRYDDALAAFEEFARKYPDLYAVRLNIGAVHAERGDLDKAEAEFRGVLDKDARSPEGLKAHKETALRALSGLGETALKRGDLAAAQDNFRRILEISPEDQAAAYNVAEIFFSNQRIDEAIAYFEQAARIKKDWPRIYHRLGLAYLNKGDLDRAAENLKKFLDLDPRNPEAANVAAALAAIEKAKGEKRLPLPGED, encoded by the coding sequence ATGAGATCCTGCCGGACCGTTATAGTGACCTTGCTGGGGCTGGCCTTGGCCCTTTCGGCCCAAGATGACCGCGGACGGGGCCGGATCAGCGGGAACGTCATCGATGAAACCGGAGCCGCAATCCAGGGCGCCACCGTTCTCGCCGAAAGCTCAGGCAGCGGCACCCGCATCGACGGCAAGACCGACAAGAAGGGCCATTTCGCCCTCATGGGCCTGGGCACAGGGGCCTGGCGGGTCACCGCTTCCAAGGACGGCTTCATCGCCGCCGGCACCGAGATCCAGGTCAGCCAGATCAAGACCAACCCCCCGGTGGCCTTGACGCTCAAGAACGCGTCGGGGCTGGACGCCTTGAAGGCGGACGACGCGGGCCGTGAGCTTCTCGAGCGCGGCGGCGGGATGCTCATGGCGGGGCGGTACGACGATGCCCTGGCGGCTTTCGAGGAATTCGCCCGGAAATACCCCGATCTGTATGCCGTCCGCCTCAACATCGGGGCCGTCCATGCCGAGCGCGGGGACCTGGACAAGGCGGAAGCCGAATTCCGCGGCGTCCTCGACAAGGACGCCCGGTCGCCGGAAGGCCTGAAGGCGCACAAGGAGACGGCCCTCCGGGCCCTGTCTGGACTGGGTGAAACGGCTTTGAAACGCGGGGATCTCGCGGCGGCCCAGGACAACTTCCGCAGGATCCTGGAGATCTCTCCGGAGGACCAGGCGGCGGCCTATAATGTCGCCGAGATCTTCTTTTCGAACCAGAGGATCGACGAGGCCATCGCGTATTTCGAGCAGGCGGCCAGGATCAAGAAGGACTGGCCGAGGATCTATCACCGGCTGGGCCTGGCCTATTTGAACAAGGGCGACCTTGACAGGGCCGCTGAGAACCTCAAGAAGTTCCTCGATCTCGATCCCCGGAATCCCGAGGCGGCGAATGTCGCGGCGGCGCTCGCCGCGATCGAAAAGGCCAAGGGCGAGAAGCGCTTGCCGTTGCCAGGGGAGGACTGA
- a CDS encoding GWxTD domain-containing protein encodes MGKIRALHVLSRAWPLLLALSILAGPLQADQKAAKPKLPETYRKWLEEEVCYISTRTEREVFLSLRSDRERDLFVEAFWKQRDPTPGTPENEAKTEHYRRITYANRYLGRGSSRPGWQTDRGRIYIILGEPQDTQKFEGKTSTYDTEVWFYQGKTDLGLPPAFNLVFFKEDGSGEHRLYSPIADGPQALLTGYYGGQDYTAAYEKLREAEPTLAEVSLCLVPGEAGTVYGRPSLASDLLIQRVETAAARSVEVRYAQKFLSYKDIVEVEYTANYIDNDSLIKVFRDPSGPYFVHYAIQPRRLSFHQRGNAYLTNLKVIGRVSTADGRLVHQFDKTVALNLNGEQMDEANRVPFDFQDLFPLVGGDYSLSVLIKNEISKEFTSVEQGLRIPPAGPAVQMTQPLLGYKAVRLEPGARRMKAFRIGACQVLCQPDRTFARPETLAVAFQVHNLSPDLAAAAEIRLEISKDGQPFRTIVRKPSDYPDLPDILEEIPLSDFPPAHYALRASAWSGGAEIVSAAEEFDVTFAERLPRPWVYSRILPDAGDPAYQGILGIQLFNLGRHEEALALLERAFARLPESEDAAHSLARAYMALDRAPAAARTLASFVQPGRKAGYDTYVVAAQALRRAGQPGQAIEVTDRAVERYGVNAVLMNMMGECWADLGKIPEALAAFNKSLELSPEQPGVRSRIDELKKQK; translated from the coding sequence TTGGGAAAGATAAGGGCCCTGCATGTCCTGTCACGCGCCTGGCCCCTCCTGCTCGCCTTGTCCATCCTCGCCGGCCCCCTCCAGGCTGACCAGAAGGCCGCCAAGCCGAAGCTCCCAGAAACCTATCGCAAGTGGCTCGAGGAGGAGGTCTGCTATATCAGCACCCGGACGGAGCGCGAGGTCTTCCTGAGCCTACGCTCCGATCGAGAGCGGGACCTCTTTGTTGAAGCTTTCTGGAAGCAGCGCGATCCGACGCCGGGAACGCCCGAGAACGAAGCCAAGACCGAACACTATCGCCGCATCACCTACGCCAACCGCTACCTCGGCCGGGGCTCGTCCCGTCCAGGGTGGCAAACGGACCGCGGCCGCATCTATATTATCTTGGGTGAGCCGCAGGATACGCAGAAGTTCGAAGGCAAGACCTCGACCTATGATACCGAGGTCTGGTTCTACCAGGGCAAGACGGACCTTGGCCTGCCGCCGGCGTTCAACCTGGTCTTCTTCAAGGAGGACGGGAGCGGCGAGCACAGGCTTTACAGCCCGATCGCCGACGGCCCCCAAGCCCTCCTGACGGGCTATTACGGGGGCCAGGATTACACGGCGGCCTATGAGAAGCTCCGGGAGGCCGAGCCGACCCTGGCCGAGGTGTCGCTGTGCCTCGTGCCCGGTGAAGCGGGGACGGTCTACGGAAGGCCGTCGCTCGCCTCGGACCTGCTCATCCAGCGCGTCGAGACGGCCGCGGCCCGGAGCGTCGAGGTCCGGTACGCCCAGAAGTTCCTCTCGTACAAGGACATCGTCGAAGTCGAGTACACGGCCAATTACATCGACAACGACAGCCTGATCAAGGTCTTCCGCGACCCGTCGGGCCCGTACTTCGTCCATTACGCCATCCAGCCCAGGCGGCTGTCCTTCCACCAGCGGGGAAATGCCTATTTGACGAACCTCAAGGTGATCGGCCGGGTGTCCACGGCCGACGGACGGCTCGTTCATCAGTTCGACAAGACCGTCGCCCTGAACCTGAACGGGGAACAGATGGACGAGGCGAACCGGGTCCCGTTCGACTTCCAGGACCTATTTCCACTGGTCGGCGGCGATTACAGCCTGTCTGTCCTGATCAAGAACGAGATCTCCAAGGAATTCACGTCCGTCGAACAGGGCTTGCGCATCCCCCCGGCGGGCCCGGCCGTCCAGATGACCCAGCCGCTCCTCGGCTACAAGGCCGTCCGGCTCGAGCCCGGCGCGCGGCGGATGAAGGCTTTCCGGATCGGGGCCTGCCAGGTCCTCTGCCAGCCGGACAGGACGTTCGCCCGTCCGGAAACGCTGGCCGTCGCCTTTCAGGTCCATAACCTGAGCCCTGACCTCGCCGCCGCGGCCGAGATCCGGCTCGAGATCAGCAAGGACGGCCAACCTTTCCGGACGATCGTCAGGAAGCCGTCCGATTATCCCGATCTGCCCGATATCCTCGAGGAGATCCCCCTGTCGGATTTCCCCCCTGCCCATTATGCCCTCCGGGCCTCGGCCTGGTCGGGCGGCGCTGAGATCGTCTCGGCCGCGGAGGAGTTCGACGTGACCTTCGCCGAGAGACTGCCGCGGCCGTGGGTGTACTCGCGCATCCTTCCCGACGCCGGGGATCCCGCCTATCAGGGGATCCTGGGGATCCAGCTCTTCAACCTCGGCCGGCACGAAGAGGCCCTGGCTTTGCTCGAGCGGGCTTTTGCCCGGCTGCCGGAGTCGGAGGACGCCGCGCATTCCCTGGCCCGGGCCTACATGGCCCTCGACCGCGCGCCGGCAGCGGCTCGGACGCTCGCCTCCTTCGTTCAGCCCGGCAGGAAGGCTGGATACGATACGTACGTCGTGGCCGCCCAAGCCCTCCGCCGCGCCGGACAGCCCGGCCAGGCCATCGAGGTCACGGATCGGGCCGTCGAACGCTACGGCGTCAACGCCGTTCTCATGAACATGATGGGAGAATGCTGGGCGGACCTGGGCAAGATCCCCGAGGCGCTGGCGGCCTTCAACAAATCGCTCGAGCTCAGTCCCGAACAGCCCGGCGTCCGATCGAGGATCGACGAGCTCAAGAAACAGAAATAA